The stretch of DNA TATAAAAGATTTTGGCTTGCTGAGCACCACAATATGGAAAGTGTTGGAAGTTCTGCAACTTCGGTTCTTATTGGTTTTATAGCTAATGGAACGAAAAAAATAAGAGTAGGATCGGGTGGTGTTATGCTTCCTAATCATAGCTCTCTGATTATTGCTGAACAATTCGGAACATTAGAATCTCTTTTTCCTGATAGAATAGATTTAGGATTGGGGAGAGCTCCGGGAACTGATGGTCCCACTTCTCAAGCTTTGGGAAGGAACCCTGCTACTATTAATCAGCAATTTCCAAGACAGATTTTGGAGCTTCAAAAGTATTTTTCCAAGGAGAACTCTACATCGCTGGTTCGCGCTATTCCGGGAGAAGGTCTGGATATTCCTTTGTATATTTTGGGTTCAAGTACTGATAGTGCTTGGCTTGCTGCAGAACTAGGGCTTCCTTATGCTTTTGCCGGGCATTTTGCTCCTGCACAAATGGAGATGGCTTTTAAAATCTATAGAGAAAACTTCCAACCTTCTAAACAACTGGATAAGCCTTATATTCTTGCCGGTATTAATGGAATAGCAGCAGAAACATCAGAAGAAGCACATCAACTTTCAACCACCTTATTTCAGGCATTTGTTAATCTGATCAGAAATGATAGAAAACCTTTTGCACCACCTGTTGCCGATATGGATGAAGTGTGGTCTCCAATGGAAAAAGCAGCAGTAATGCAAATGTTGGAATACAGTTTTATAGGAGGCCCATCAGAAATTGAAGAACAGCTAAAAAACTTCCAGGAAAAATTTAATGTAGATGAATTAATCATTAACACTTACATTTTCGATCATCAAAAAAGGCTTGATTCTTACAGTGTCTTCAGAAAAGCTGCTGACTCTTTATTTAAAGCGTAATAAACCATTTATATTAATTGGAAGATGCTCATTTTTATAAGTATCTTTGCATCAAATTTAAAGTAAAAATGTCTGATATTAAATTAAATACTATTCCTGAGGCAATTGAAGACCTTAAAAATGGTAAAATAATCATAGTAGTAGATGATGAAAACAGAGAAAATGAAGGAGATTTTCTATGTGCTGCAGAACTTACAACACCTGAACTAATTAATTTTATGGCAGTTCACGGAAGAGGGCTTATTTGTATGCCACTTCCTGAAAAAAGATGTGATGAGCTTGGGTTGGATATCATGGTAACAAGAACCAGTGATCCGAAAGAAACAGCTTTTACAGTATCTGTTGACCTTTTAGGAAACGGAACTTCTACAGGTATTTCTGCAGGAGATAGAGCTAAAACAATCCTCGCTTTGATGGATGAGAAGTCAAAACCTACAGATTTCATGAGACCGGGGCATATTTTCCCGCTTCGTGCTAAAAAAGGAGGGGTACTTAAAAGAGCAGGACACACAGAAGCTGCTATTGATCTTACGCATTTAGCAGGATTGAAAGAAGGTGGAGTAATTTGTGAGATCATGAATGAAGATGGTACAATGTCACGTTTACCTGATTTATATGCTTTTGCTCAAAAGCATGATATGAAAATTATTTCTATTGAAGATCTAATCCATTATCAGCTTAAAAAAGGAAATCTTGTTGACAGAATCGAAGAGAGAAAAGTTAAGACTTATTATGGAGAATATGACTTCTATGCTTTCAGAGAGACATCTAATGAGCAAATTCATTTTGTACTGACAAAAGGAACATGGACAGTAGATGAGCCTGTATTGGTAAGAGTTCAGTCTTCTGATTCTTATTTTGATGTATTAACAAGATTAAACAATGGAGAAAAACCTTTATTGGAAAAAGTAACCAGTATGATCAATGAAGAAGGAAAAGGAGTGATAATCTTCATTAATAATGTTTCAAATTCTGAAAATACTTTAAAGAAATTACAACAGTTCCTTGATTATCAGGACGGGCAGCAACAGCACCCAACTTTAGCCTATAATTACAGAGATTATGGGATTGGAACACAGATCCTTAAAAATCTGGGGATTAATAAATTTAAAGTACTCACCCAGAACCCTGGCGTGAAGCCTCAGGTTGGAGGATATGATGTAGAAGTTACCGAAATGGTTCAATTATAAATAAAGAAAATGGCTTGAGTAATCAAGCCATTTTTATTTCATCGAAATTTCTGAATCCGTTCAGAAAATCTTTAACAGTCATTCTCTTTTTACCTTCCAGCTGAAGTTCCAAAGGTTCATAAGTTCCATCTGATGTGTAAATCTTAAAACTATTTTTTGATATCTCCAGAGTTCCGATAGTTTTATTATGCTCTGATATTTCAAATCTCCCATTGAATATCTTTAATCCTTTTTCTTCTTCTCCTATCTTTAAAGTAGTAAAAGCAGCAGGATAAGGAGACATTCCTAGGATAAACTGATGGATTGATTTTGATGGAGCATCCCAGTTAATTTTAGTATCTTCTTTAAAGATCTTATAGGCATTTTTAGGATGTTCAACTTGGGGTTGGGGTCTTTCTTCTATTGTATTTTCAGCAAGCCCGTCTAATGTCGTTACAATAAGTTTTGAGCCAATTTCCATAAGCCTGTCATGAAGGCTTCCTGCATTTTCATTCGGTAATATTTCCAACTCTTCCTGAAGAAGAATATTCCCTTCGTCTATTTTTTCATTAATAAAAAATGTAGTGACTCCTGTCGTTTTTTCGCCATTAATTACTGCATAATTAATAGGGGCAGCACCCCTATAATCAGGAAGCAGGGAGGCGTGAAGATTGAATGTTCCTATTTTAGGCATTTCAAAAAGAACTTTAGGCATCATTCTGAATGCAACCACTACAAATACGTCTGCATTAAGACTTCTAATTTGTTCTAAAAATTCGGTATTCCTTAGTTTTTCGGGTTGAAAGACGGGAAGGTTATTTTCTTCTGCAAATATCTTTACCGGGGATTGATGAATTTTCTGCCCGCGTCCGCTTGCTTTATCTGCAACAGTTACAACACCTACAACTTCATGATGTGATTGATGAATGGCTTCTAATGCAGTTTTTGCAAACTCAGGAGTGCCTAAAAAAACGACTTTCAATGATTTCATAATGCAAAGATAAGAGGTCTGTTGATAATTGAAAAATTAAAAGATTTAAAAATTAAAATATAAGTTTTTAGATTCTTTATTGTTTTCTCTATATTCTTCTCTCCATTATTAATGCAATGTAGTACAATTAAGCCAATGTATATGTTCTGAAATTGAGCATTTTTACCTTTCCTGAATCTAAAAGAAAAATAAGATTCTCTAATATATTTTCTTTTGAATGATAGTTCAGTTGCACTGAAAGCTCCTCAATGGTAGATGGCTTTTTGGCAAGCAAAGTGATCAGGTGTGTCGAAATATTTTTCCCAAACATGGTCTGTTTATTTTTTTCACAGATAGAACAGTGTCCACAATTTTTTGAGTTCTTTTCGCCAAAATAAGAGAGAATAAGCTTCATTTTACAATAGTCATTATTTTCTACATAAAATTTCATTTCCTCCCATTTCTGAATTTTATTTCTTTGTATGTGTTCAAAGAGTTTCCAATAAGATGAATTGATAACCCGTTCATCTCTTGGCTTTAAAAATTTGATGCTTGACAAAGCTCCATCTACATATTCAAGATATCTTTTTTGTTGAAGCTCCTTAAGGCGCTCTTTTATCAAATGAATGCTGATTCCGATTTTATTACTTACGTTTTGTTCGCTGAACATCACTTTATGTGTTGTAATACCGGAAATAGTACGAAGTAATTGCTCAATGAAATAACCATCTTTTTTGGGTAGCTGGTCTATTTCATCAGCTTGCATTAGTAATTCTAGGGAAGAAAGGCTTTTATTATCATTATAGTATATGATCTCCTGGTTATGAAGGAAATTCAATACATTCTTAATTTTGGCAATGGATAATTTTGTAAAATTTTGAATCCCATTGATGTTAAGCTGGAATACCTTTTCCGGGAGTTCATATTCAGCTACCTGAAAAATAGAGTAGAGGTATGTGATTATTTTCAGGAACTCTGATTTGTTCGGGATTTGATTTTTCAGGATTTGTTCAAAGTTGATAATTTCCTGTTTATTCCATAGTAAATAAGCAAAGCTATCTTGTCCATCTCTTCCGGCTCTTCCGATTTCCTGATAATAATTTTCCAATGATGGAGCTGGGGAATAATGCAGGACAAAGCGAACATTATCTTTGTCAATTCCCATCCCGAAAGCATTGGTTGAAATTAATACATAATTATTACTGGTATTCCAAAGATTTTGCTTCGCATTTTTTTCTTTTGTGGTCAGACCGGCGTGGAAGTAATCTACATTTTTTAACTGGTTTTTATGTAGAAATTCGGTAAGTAGCTCGGCTTCTTTCCTGGTTCGTACATAGATAATACCTGAGCTATGATTATATTTTAAAATGTCAAAAACACGTTGAAATTTGTCTGAAACCTCTTCAGTGAAAATCCGGATATTTTCTCTTTTAAAACTCTTTTGAAAAATTTTTGGATTTTTAAGTTCCAGTTTAATTTTAATTTCTTCCAAAACTTTAGGAGTGGCAGTTGCTGTTAAAGCTAAGCATGGGATTTCAGGGTTGTTTTTTCTGAACTCCTTTATATTTTGATAGCTGGGACGGAAATCCTGTCCCCATTCTGAAATACAATGGGCCTCATCTACAGCGATAAAGGAAAGCTGTATCTCTTCGATATTCTGAAGGAATTGTTTATTGGTAATTCTTTCCGGTGATATGTATAATAATTTGGTCAGACCATCCTTACACCTGTTGTAGATTACTTCTGCATCATAGTCGTCCAGTTCTGAAGACAAGTATTCAGCTTCGATCCCTCTGAACTTAAGCTGATTTACCTGGTCCTTCATTAGAGCCAGAAGAGGGGAGATAACAAGGCATACTCCTTCTCTGAATAATGCAGGTAGTTGATAGCACAAAGATTTTCCTGCTCCTGTAGGAAGTAAAACAAGGGTATCTTTTTCGTTAATAATAGAATTGATAACTTCTTCCTGTGAATCTCTGAAACTATCATAACCCCAAAAATGTTTGAGGGTTTTATATTTTAACTGGTCAAAATCGTTGGAAGAAATCATGGTATAAAAATAAGGAAAGTATCATAACAAAAAAAGTCACGCAATGCGTGACTTTTATATAATTGAATAAATAGTTTATTATTTAGCCTCGAAATAAACTCTTCTGTTCGCTCTGTTTTTCCATTCAGGACATTTAGTAGCAGGCTCACATTCAGGGTATTTAAGGTCTTTTTCACCTCTACCTACAGCGTTTAATTTCCCGTTTTGAACACCATTTTTAATTAGGTAATTCTTAACGTTATTTGCTCTTCTTTGAGATAATTTTTGGTTATAAGCATCAGTTCCTCTTGTATCAGTAGCTCCGATTACGTTATAAGAACCATTAGATGAGTTGATATAATTAACCGCGTTGTTAAGGATAGGAGTGTTTGAAGGTAAGATTCTGTCAGAATTTAAATCAAATTCAATTCCTTCCAAAGTTCTTTCTTCTTCTTTTACCGGTCCTGTAGTTGACGTAGGACAACCATTGTTTTCAACAGGTCCAGGAACTGTAACACACTTATCGTAAAGGTCGATTACACCATCAAGGTCAGTATCAAGAGCAACACCAGCACCATCCACTCTTGCACCAGCAGGAGTATCAAGTTGTCTGTCCCAATCGTCACAAACTCCATCATTATCAGCATCTCCTTTTTTACAAACTTCGATATCTTGATTTTTGTTAGCTAAAACATCTAGTTTATAATAGATTTCCTGTAATGGGTCATGCCACATTAAGTGAGATTCATGTTTTCCTAATTTTAGAGTAACCCCTAAAGTAGCATTGAAGAAGTTATCAGATGTATTTTCCTCACGTTGGTTGATTTCGCTGTATTTAGCACCTCCACCATCAAACTGATCATCACCAGTAACTACATACATTACTCTACCTTCGATATCAAGTCTTCTGTTCACTTTAAACTTAAGACCTGTACCTACCTGTCCGAATAATGAGTTGAATTTAAAAGGTTTAACTTCTGTCATTAATCTTTGACGATTAGAACCATCTTTTAGATAAGCTCTGTATGCCAAGGTACCTACACCAGCGTAACCATGAAGTGCCCATCTGTATGTAGAGTGATTATCAACTCTTCTTAATAAATTAGAGAAGTTAATATCCCCTAAAATTGAAATCGCATCATACTGAGTTCTTGCAGCTAATCTCTGGCTCACAGCTAAATCAGTAGGAGCGGAATCTTTTGTACTGAAGAATCCTTGTCTTGTTTCTCCTCTGTCATATTGTAATTTAAGACCAAAAGCATGAGTAATTGCTTTATCAATACTTACATAAGCAGAGTATCCAAAAAGATTTTTACCATTACCATTTTTAATAGATGTTAAATCTGCTGATTGCATCAATGGTACCCCGGCACCAACTGAAATAGCCCAATCATTAAATCTTTTAGATTTCTGTGTAAAAGGCGAAACGTTAGCAGAACCAGAGGAAAATGTGTTAGGATATTCTCCGTTTGAAACTGCCGTTGAGTCTTGAGCAAAAGAAG from Chryseobacterium piperi encodes:
- the ribB gene encoding 3,4-dihydroxy-2-butanone-4-phosphate synthase, which translates into the protein MSDIKLNTIPEAIEDLKNGKIIIVVDDENRENEGDFLCAAELTTPELINFMAVHGRGLICMPLPEKRCDELGLDIMVTRTSDPKETAFTVSVDLLGNGTSTGISAGDRAKTILALMDEKSKPTDFMRPGHIFPLRAKKGGVLKRAGHTEAAIDLTHLAGLKEGGVICEIMNEDGTMSRLPDLYAFAQKHDMKIISIEDLIHYQLKKGNLVDRIEERKVKTYYGEYDFYAFRETSNEQIHFVLTKGTWTVDEPVLVRVQSSDSYFDVLTRLNNGEKPLLEKVTSMINEEGKGVIIFINNVSNSENTLKKLQQFLDYQDGQQQHPTLAYNYRDYGIGTQILKNLGINKFKVLTQNPGVKPQVGGYDVEVTEMVQL
- a CDS encoding OmpA family protein produces the protein MKLSLAIVALALAVPTASFAQDSTAVSNGEYPNTFSSGSANVSPFTQKSKRFNDWAISVGAGVPLMQSADLTSIKNGNGKNLFGYSAYVSIDKAITHAFGLKLQYDRGETRQGFFSTKDSAPTDLAVSQRLAARTQYDAISILGDINFSNLLRRVDNHSTYRWALHGYAGVGTLAYRAYLKDGSNRQRLMTEVKPFKFNSLFGQVGTGLKFKVNRRLDIEGRVMYVVTGDDQFDGGGAKYSEINQREENTSDNFFNATLGVTLKLGKHESHLMWHDPLQEIYYKLDVLANKNQDIEVCKKGDADNDGVCDDWDRQLDTPAGARVDGAGVALDTDLDGVIDLYDKCVTVPGPVENNGCPTSTTGPVKEEERTLEGIEFDLNSDRILPSNTPILNNAVNYINSSNGSYNVIGATDTRGTDAYNQKLSQRRANNVKNYLIKNGVQNGKLNAVGRGEKDLKYPECEPATKCPEWKNRANRRVYFEAK
- a CDS encoding RecQ family ATP-dependent DNA helicase, yielding MISSNDFDQLKYKTLKHFWGYDSFRDSQEEVINSIINEKDTLVLLPTGAGKSLCYQLPALFREGVCLVISPLLALMKDQVNQLKFRGIEAEYLSSELDDYDAEVIYNRCKDGLTKLLYISPERITNKQFLQNIEEIQLSFIAVDEAHCISEWGQDFRPSYQNIKEFRKNNPEIPCLALTATATPKVLEEIKIKLELKNPKIFQKSFKRENIRIFTEEVSDKFQRVFDILKYNHSSGIIYVRTRKEAELLTEFLHKNQLKNVDYFHAGLTTKEKNAKQNLWNTSNNYVLISTNAFGMGIDKDNVRFVLHYSPAPSLENYYQEIGRAGRDGQDSFAYLLWNKQEIINFEQILKNQIPNKSEFLKIITYLYSIFQVAEYELPEKVFQLNINGIQNFTKLSIAKIKNVLNFLHNQEIIYYNDNKSLSSLELLMQADEIDQLPKKDGYFIEQLLRTISGITTHKVMFSEQNVSNKIGISIHLIKERLKELQQKRYLEYVDGALSSIKFLKPRDERVINSSYWKLFEHIQRNKIQKWEEMKFYVENNDYCKMKLILSYFGEKNSKNCGHCSICEKNKQTMFGKNISTHLITLLAKKPSTIEELSVQLNYHSKENILENLIFLLDSGKVKMLNFRTYTLA
- the fmt gene encoding methionyl-tRNA formyltransferase, with protein sequence MKSLKVVFLGTPEFAKTALEAIHQSHHEVVGVVTVADKASGRGQKIHQSPVKIFAEENNLPVFQPEKLRNTEFLEQIRSLNADVFVVVAFRMMPKVLFEMPKIGTFNLHASLLPDYRGAAPINYAVINGEKTTGVTTFFINEKIDEGNILLQEELEILPNENAGSLHDRLMEIGSKLIVTTLDGLAENTIEERPQPQVEHPKNAYKIFKEDTKINWDAPSKSIHQFILGMSPYPAAFTTLKIGEEEKGLKIFNGRFEISEHNKTIGTLEISKNSFKIYTSDGTYEPLELQLEGKKRMTVKDFLNGFRNFDEIKMA
- a CDS encoding LLM class flavin-dependent oxidoreductase is translated as MKKFELSVLDLAPIKQGVSIHDSFQDSLSLANHTENLDYKRFWLAEHHNMESVGSSATSVLIGFIANGTKKIRVGSGGVMLPNHSSLIIAEQFGTLESLFPDRIDLGLGRAPGTDGPTSQALGRNPATINQQFPRQILELQKYFSKENSTSLVRAIPGEGLDIPLYILGSSTDSAWLAAELGLPYAFAGHFAPAQMEMAFKIYRENFQPSKQLDKPYILAGINGIAAETSEEAHQLSTTLFQAFVNLIRNDRKPFAPPVADMDEVWSPMEKAAVMQMLEYSFIGGPSEIEEQLKNFQEKFNVDELIINTYIFDHQKRLDSYSVFRKAADSLFKA